A DNA window from Eretmochelys imbricata isolate rEreImb1 chromosome 3, rEreImb1.hap1, whole genome shotgun sequence contains the following coding sequences:
- the LOC144262522 gene encoding serotriflin-like, protein MGLLTVIVCLAALHQAVGQNPGLGFYELSNLNENNQKMIVDKHNDLRRGVNPTARNMLKMFWSPEAADNAQRWADQCKMSISPRNERVINDVLCGENILQATYPLPWSDAIQSWYKQVANFKYGTGAINDNAPIGGYTQVVWYRSYQIGCGVAYCPQNRFQFFYVCQYCPAGNNVANLSKPYKQGPTCGDCPDACDRGLCTNPCKYMDKYTNCATLKDLFGCNHSVVKESCHASCKCTTEIK, encoded by the exons ATGGGTCTGCTAACTGTGATAGTGTGCCTTGCTGCACTGCACCAAGCTGTTGGACAG AATCCAGGTCTGGGTTTTTATGAGTTGTCCAATTTAAATGAGAATAACCAAAAGATGATCGTTGACAAGCACAATGACCTTCGGCGAGGGGTGAATCCCACTGCCAGAAACATGCTGAAGATG TTTTGGAGTCCCGAAGCTGCGGACAATGCTCAGAGATGGGCAGATCAGTGTAAAATGTCCATCAGTCCTAGAAATGAGAGAGTCATCAATG ATGTCCTCTGTGGTGAAAATATATTACAGGCAACTTATCCGCTCCCTTGGTCTGATGCAATCCAATCCTGGTATAAGCAAGTGGCTAATTTCAAATATGGTACTGGAGCAATCAATGACAATGCCCCTATTGGTGGCTACACTCAG GTGGTTTGGTATCGTTCTTACCAGATTGGATGTGGAGTTGCCTACTGTCCTCAGAATAGGTTCCAGTTCTTTTATGTTTGCCAGTACTGTCCCGC AGGAAACAATGTAGCAAACTTATCTAAACCATACAAACAGGGACCAACGTGTGGCGATTGCCCTGATGCCTGTGACCGAGGACTCTGCA CCAACCCTTGCAAGTATATGGATAAATACACAAACTGTGCCACCTTAAAAGACCTCTTTGGCTGTAATCATTCTGTGGTGAAGGAAAGTTGTCATGCTTCCTGCAAATGcaccactgaaataaaataa